A region from the Cryptosporangium arvum DSM 44712 genome encodes:
- a CDS encoding DUF6518 family protein yields the protein MTILLAPVAGVLLGALDFLWIKYVPFPFGGLGNSSAVWAVAAFLFAYRRRSLVGSVVLLVVAVPSYYLAATVVQGDDLANVWSPAWTLFAVIAGCVFGAAGVLTRRTDRWSVVALAVPVAVLFAEAALHLARPSSDSGDVRHAALVTALGVLLPLAVGTTYARRAAAVGLAVPIAAAGYGLFRLAGFMW from the coding sequence GTGACCATCCTGCTCGCACCGGTGGCCGGTGTCCTGCTCGGCGCCCTGGACTTCCTCTGGATCAAGTACGTGCCGTTCCCGTTCGGCGGGCTCGGCAACTCCAGCGCGGTCTGGGCCGTCGCGGCGTTCCTGTTCGCGTACCGGCGCCGGTCGCTCGTCGGGTCGGTCGTGCTGCTCGTCGTCGCGGTGCCCAGCTACTACCTGGCGGCGACGGTGGTGCAGGGGGACGACCTCGCCAACGTCTGGAGCCCCGCCTGGACGCTGTTCGCGGTGATCGCGGGGTGCGTGTTCGGCGCCGCCGGGGTGCTCACCCGGCGCACCGACCGGTGGTCGGTCGTCGCGCTCGCGGTGCCGGTCGCGGTGCTGTTCGCGGAGGCGGCGCTCCACCTGGCGCGTCCCTCGTCGGACTCCGGCGACGTGCGGCACGCGGCGCTGGTGACCGCGCTCGGTGTCCTGCTACCGCTGGCGGTCGGAACGACCTACGCGCGGCGGGCGGCGGCTGTCGGGCTCGCGGTCCCGATCGCGGCCGCGGGTTACGGCTTGTTCCGGCTGGCCGGGTTCATGTGGTGA
- a CDS encoding STAS domain-containing protein: MSHYTCTVRPQPPGDLRITLTGAIDLGSRDDLADAVRATSTLRPHTIHADLSGVSFFSAEGAAFLVRLRKMADLDMLSLLVEAPSAPVRRVLAGLGLTDTFRVGITT, from the coding sequence ATGTCGCACTACACGTGCACGGTACGACCACAGCCTCCGGGTGATCTCCGCATCACGCTCACCGGAGCGATCGACCTCGGCTCGCGCGACGACCTCGCGGACGCCGTGCGGGCCACGTCCACGCTCCGGCCGCACACGATCCACGCCGACCTCTCCGGAGTGTCGTTCTTCTCGGCCGAGGGCGCCGCCTTCCTGGTGCGCCTGCGCAAGATGGCCGACCTCGACATGTTGTCGCTGCTCGTCGAAGCGCCGTCGGCGCCGGTACGCCGGGTGCTGGCCGGGCTGGGCCTCACCGACACGTTCCGGGTCGGGATCACCACATGA
- a CDS encoding sensor histidine kinase, protein MNRILWLVTAAAYGVLLLGAAGWPTALLGALFAVSTVLGTLVLPGRSLPWRGVFVVVQLGLGYLVFASAGASAGATLLLIVLVVQAGLLLPLAGALAVAVVIPFAHLGMEWRDTVREGLGTLTATLLAVAVTWLLRRERETRRALVAQAEELATTQERNRVARDIHDGLGHYLTVLQMQVRAGRALLPSDAARADAVLGQAEEQAREALGEVRRSVAALREPRVALAARLERLGAAVDVDGVVRALAPDVEEALFRAAQEGLTNARKHARATSVSIVLAYTDGEVRLAVRDDGVGTATPVSGGVGTAAGGSGVAGGFGLVGVGERMAALGGTLTLESSPGAGTTLTVSAPA, encoded by the coding sequence GTGAACCGCATCCTGTGGCTGGTGACCGCCGCCGCGTACGGCGTCCTGCTGCTCGGTGCCGCCGGGTGGCCGACCGCGCTGCTCGGGGCCCTGTTCGCCGTCTCGACGGTGCTCGGCACGCTGGTCCTCCCGGGCCGGTCCCTCCCCTGGCGCGGCGTGTTCGTGGTGGTGCAGCTCGGGCTCGGGTACCTGGTCTTCGCATCGGCCGGCGCGTCCGCCGGGGCGACGTTGCTGCTGATCGTCCTGGTCGTGCAGGCGGGGCTGCTGCTCCCGCTGGCCGGTGCGCTCGCGGTCGCGGTCGTCATCCCGTTCGCGCACCTCGGGATGGAGTGGCGCGACACGGTGCGCGAAGGGCTCGGCACGCTCACCGCGACGCTGCTCGCCGTCGCCGTCACCTGGCTGCTGCGGCGGGAGCGGGAGACCCGCCGCGCGCTCGTCGCGCAGGCCGAGGAACTGGCCACCACGCAGGAGCGCAACCGAGTCGCCCGCGACATCCACGATGGACTCGGGCACTATCTGACCGTGCTCCAGATGCAGGTCCGTGCGGGCCGGGCCCTGCTGCCCTCCGACGCCGCGCGCGCCGACGCCGTCCTCGGCCAGGCCGAGGAGCAGGCGCGGGAGGCGCTGGGCGAGGTACGCCGATCGGTCGCGGCGCTCCGCGAACCGCGGGTCGCGCTGGCCGCGCGGCTGGAGCGGCTCGGTGCCGCGGTGGACGTGGACGGTGTCGTCCGCGCGCTGGCCCCCGACGTCGAGGAGGCGTTGTTCCGCGCGGCGCAGGAGGGACTGACCAACGCACGCAAACACGCGCGGGCGACGTCGGTGTCGATCGTGCTCGCCTACACCGACGGTGAGGTGCGCCTCGCGGTCCGCGACGACGGCGTCGGCACCGCGACGCCGGTGTCCGGTGGCGTCGGCACCGCGGCCGGTGGCTCCGGCGTCGCGGGGGGTTTCGGGCTGGTCGGGGTGGGTGAGCGGATGGCCGCGCTGGGCGGGACGCTCACGCTGGAGTCCTCGCCCGGTGCGGGCACCACGCTCACCGTGAGCGCACCGGCGTGA
- a CDS encoding response regulator, with protein MIRVLLVDDQRLFREALAMLLSVHDDIEVVGGAGDGAEAVELAARLDPDVVLMDLRMPGTDGVTATRRLRAERPRTQVIALTTFDDDTDVFAAIRAGAIGYLLKDASSERLVEAVRAAARGESPLEPAVAAKLVARFAQLADEPGRSRPQPLVTPLTDRELDVVRLLADGRSNREIAAALFLAEGTVKNHVTGALAKLGARDRTQAALKARDLGLL; from the coding sequence GTGATCCGCGTCCTGCTCGTCGACGACCAGCGGCTCTTCCGCGAAGCGCTGGCGATGCTCCTGTCCGTGCACGACGACATCGAGGTCGTCGGCGGGGCCGGCGACGGGGCCGAGGCCGTGGAGCTGGCCGCGCGGCTCGACCCCGACGTCGTCCTGATGGACCTGCGGATGCCGGGCACGGACGGGGTCACCGCCACCCGGCGGCTGCGCGCCGAGCGGCCGCGCACCCAGGTCATCGCGCTGACCACGTTCGACGACGACACCGACGTGTTCGCCGCGATCCGCGCCGGCGCGATCGGCTACCTGCTCAAGGACGCGTCCTCGGAGCGGCTGGTCGAGGCGGTCCGGGCGGCCGCACGGGGCGAGTCCCCGCTGGAGCCCGCGGTGGCCGCGAAGCTCGTGGCGCGCTTCGCGCAGCTGGCCGACGAGCCCGGCCGGTCGCGTCCGCAGCCGCTGGTCACGCCGCTGACCGACCGGGAGCTCGACGTCGTCCGCCTGCTCGCCGACGGCCGGAGCAACCGCGAGATCGCCGCGGCGCTGTTCCTCGCCGAGGGCACGGTCAAGAACCACGTGACCGGCGCGCTGGCCAAACTCGGCGCCCGCGACCGGACCCAGGCGGCCCTCAAGGCACGCGACCTGGGTCTCCTCTGA
- a CDS encoding TIGR03564 family F420-dependent LLM class oxidoreductase: MRIGTALAVTTSPADVVAAAADAARRGLDSFWTNQLPGGWDPLALLAGLDERPPEIGTAIVATYPRHPVTLASEALTLQAAQGGLTLGIGPSHAWFVERMLGIPYTSPLRHTREYLSVLRPLLRGEAVTHTGEFYTVDAALTVSAPAPPVLMSALGPKMLELARERADGVVLTWVTPEVVGSWIVPAVAPGARVVAGVGVVLSDDPDAARERITREFGFAGDLPAYRDSLRRFGISGIADTVIVGDESVVAAELDRFRDAGATDVVLMPFGAADERARILDVVTASR; this comes from the coding sequence ATGCGTATCGGAACCGCCCTGGCCGTCACCACCTCACCCGCCGACGTCGTCGCGGCCGCCGCCGACGCCGCCCGGCGCGGGCTGGACAGCTTCTGGACCAATCAGCTGCCCGGCGGCTGGGACCCGCTGGCGCTGCTCGCCGGGCTGGACGAGCGTCCGCCGGAGATCGGCACCGCGATCGTCGCGACCTACCCGCGGCACCCGGTCACGCTCGCCTCCGAGGCGCTGACGCTGCAGGCCGCACAGGGCGGGCTGACGCTGGGGATCGGGCCGAGCCACGCCTGGTTCGTCGAACGGATGCTCGGGATCCCGTACACCTCGCCGCTGCGCCACACGCGGGAGTACCTGTCGGTGCTCCGGCCCCTGCTGCGCGGGGAGGCGGTGACGCACACCGGCGAGTTCTACACGGTGGACGCCGCGCTCACCGTGTCCGCGCCGGCACCGCCGGTGCTGATGTCCGCGCTCGGCCCGAAGATGCTCGAGCTGGCCCGGGAGCGGGCCGACGGGGTGGTGCTGACCTGGGTCACGCCGGAGGTGGTGGGCTCGTGGATCGTTCCGGCCGTGGCGCCGGGCGCGCGCGTGGTGGCCGGCGTCGGCGTCGTGCTCAGCGACGACCCGGACGCGGCCCGGGAGCGGATCACCCGCGAGTTCGGCTTCGCCGGTGACCTGCCGGCCTACCGGGACTCGCTCCGGCGCTTCGGGATCAGCGGCATCGCTGACACCGTGATCGTCGGGGACGAGTCGGTCGTCGCCGCCGAGCTCGACCGGTTCCGCGACGCCGGCGCGACCGACGTCGTCCTGATGCCGTTCGGTGCGGCCGACGAGCGCGCGCGGATCCTGGACGTGGTGACGGCCTCCCGGTGA
- a CDS encoding LysR family transcriptional regulator, with amino-acid sequence MELRALRYFVTVAEELHFGRAAERLHIVQPAVSQQISRLERELGVRLLDRSSRRVRLTPAGERVLGAARDTLAAAARVRVVAGEEAAALRVGVASCVTERLDRALTRLQGGDRPAEPVLVDLPVAARLDAVRDGELDLALVRGPVTAPNLTVLRAWSEPLHAVVARTHPAAGKPAIGLDDLDPAGLRLPSRETDPGVHDAIVAALPGAPPRPAAGNLVNVLFEVGNDPRGWSLLPAEQVAGASVDRLRTIPLDPPVLVDGYVVTSPATPSSCVESFVAAFAD; translated from the coding sequence GTGGAACTCAGGGCGCTGCGGTACTTCGTGACGGTCGCCGAGGAGCTGCACTTCGGCCGGGCGGCCGAGCGGCTGCACATCGTCCAGCCCGCGGTGAGCCAGCAGATCAGCCGGCTCGAGCGCGAGCTCGGCGTCCGGTTGCTCGACCGCTCGTCCCGTCGGGTGCGGCTGACGCCGGCCGGTGAGCGCGTGCTCGGCGCCGCCCGCGACACCCTCGCCGCCGCGGCCCGGGTGCGCGTGGTGGCGGGCGAGGAGGCCGCCGCGCTGCGGGTCGGGGTCGCGTCGTGCGTCACCGAGCGGCTCGACCGCGCGCTCACCCGGCTGCAGGGCGGCGACCGTCCGGCCGAGCCCGTGCTCGTCGACCTGCCGGTGGCGGCGCGGCTCGACGCGGTCCGCGACGGCGAGCTCGACCTGGCCCTGGTGCGCGGCCCGGTGACCGCCCCGAACCTGACCGTGCTCCGGGCCTGGTCGGAGCCACTGCACGCGGTGGTCGCGCGGACCCATCCCGCGGCCGGGAAACCCGCGATCGGGCTCGACGACCTAGACCCGGCCGGTCTCCGGCTGCCCTCCCGCGAGACCGACCCCGGCGTGCACGACGCGATCGTCGCGGCGCTGCCCGGCGCGCCGCCCCGCCCGGCCGCCGGAAACCTGGTCAACGTGCTGTTCGAGGTGGGCAACGACCCGCGGGGCTGGAGCCTGCTGCCGGCCGAGCAGGTGGCCGGAGCCAGCGTCGACCGGCTGCGCACGATCCCGCTCGACCCACCGGTGCTCGTCGACGGCTACGTCGTGACGTCACCGGCGACCCCGTCGTCATGCGTCGAGTCGTTCGTCGCCGCGTTCGCCGACTAG
- a CDS encoding AbfB domain-containing protein has protein sequence MTENVSTALPSTAMVRAAQDGDLQAVRTLVSDHLPLLYTLVLRAAGPSVDVDDVMVRTVSLVAAGMPGLAEPDAFRPWLMGTALRFLWTAEQTANRARPCGADWPPVAASDPSDQREEANNAVRWLAPDDRELLSMWWLEASGEVTRDEVVAACGLTPTVAENRLRQIEARFEDARTAIRTLGASPPCAPLTNLLQHWDRRPSDRQRRQIARHATDCPTCSGRAADLIPADRLLRGTPLIALPHALRESLLARCEQAPDPADGSGSTAIVERVRRTAANPCVGNMARIVAVTIAVVLLIISLATYADSRKSRPVTTGVRNSPSASAAALPSGSASARPSTIVSSALGTPSPTGARTGELIGRRALRSAATPDRYVQVVNDVAFVLPVTPTSPVALRQSSTFELVTGLADAECRSFRVASGQYLRHFRFRVRVDPDDKSALFRKDTTFCPRPGATPGSVSFQSINYPDQYLHVRGDELWIDKSDGTAAFLKTSSFDVVGGWA, from the coding sequence GTGACCGAGAACGTGTCGACGGCACTGCCGAGTACGGCAATGGTGCGCGCTGCTCAGGACGGCGATCTCCAAGCCGTCCGGACGCTCGTCTCCGACCACCTGCCGTTGCTGTACACGCTCGTGCTCCGGGCCGCGGGCCCGTCCGTCGACGTCGACGACGTGATGGTCCGCACGGTGTCGCTCGTCGCCGCGGGCATGCCCGGCCTGGCCGAGCCGGACGCGTTCCGCCCGTGGCTGATGGGCACCGCGCTGCGGTTCCTCTGGACGGCGGAGCAGACGGCCAACCGGGCCCGCCCGTGCGGGGCCGACTGGCCCCCGGTCGCCGCCAGCGACCCGTCCGACCAGCGCGAAGAGGCGAACAACGCGGTGCGGTGGCTCGCCCCCGACGACCGTGAACTGCTCTCGATGTGGTGGCTGGAGGCCTCCGGCGAGGTCACCCGGGACGAGGTCGTCGCGGCCTGCGGGCTGACGCCCACGGTCGCGGAGAACCGGCTGCGCCAGATCGAGGCACGCTTCGAGGACGCCCGCACCGCGATCCGGACGCTCGGCGCGTCGCCGCCGTGCGCGCCGCTGACGAACCTGCTGCAGCACTGGGACCGCCGCCCGTCCGACCGCCAGCGCCGGCAGATCGCGCGGCACGCCACCGACTGCCCGACCTGCTCCGGGCGGGCCGCCGACCTCATCCCGGCCGACCGGCTGCTGCGCGGAACACCGCTGATCGCGCTCCCGCACGCGCTGCGCGAGTCGTTGCTGGCCCGCTGCGAGCAGGCCCCCGACCCGGCCGACGGGTCGGGTTCGACGGCGATCGTGGAGCGTGTGCGCCGGACCGCCGCGAACCCCTGCGTGGGGAACATGGCCCGGATCGTCGCGGTGACTATCGCGGTCGTCCTGCTGATCATCTCGCTGGCGACGTACGCCGACAGCCGGAAGTCACGGCCGGTGACGACCGGGGTGCGCAACAGCCCGTCGGCCTCCGCGGCCGCGTTACCGTCGGGCTCCGCGTCGGCCCGGCCCTCCACGATCGTCTCGTCGGCGCTCGGCACGCCCTCCCCCACCGGGGCCCGGACGGGTGAGCTGATCGGTCGCCGGGCCCTGCGGTCGGCCGCGACCCCCGACCGGTACGTCCAGGTCGTCAACGACGTCGCGTTCGTGCTGCCGGTGACGCCGACCAGCCCGGTCGCGCTCCGCCAGAGTTCGACGTTCGAGCTGGTGACCGGCCTGGCCGACGCCGAGTGCCGGTCGTTCCGGGTGGCGTCGGGCCAGTACCTGCGTCACTTCCGCTTCCGGGTGCGGGTCGACCCGGACGACAAGTCCGCCCTGTTCCGCAAGGACACCACGTTCTGCCCCCGCCCCGGTGCGACGCCGGGCTCGGTGTCGTTCCAGTCGATCAACTACCCCGACCAGTACCTGCACGTACGCGGGGACGAGCTGTGGATCGACAAGTCCGACGGCACCGCGGCGTTCCTGAAGACGTCGTCGTTCGACGTCGTCGGAGGCTGGGCCTAG
- a CDS encoding LURP-one-related/scramblase family protein, whose translation MYLIKERFFDIGDDYDITDEHGTKLLHVDGKVLSLRNRLIIENLDGQELASVHRHLISLRPTYEITIGGEKAAEVKKKLFTPFREKFTIDVPGPDDLEMKGDLIDHEFRVERGGRHVAAVSKKWFRVRDTYAVDIVAGENDLLILAGVLALELALARKDND comes from the coding sequence ATGTACTTGATCAAGGAGCGGTTCTTCGACATCGGCGACGACTACGACATCACCGACGAACACGGCACCAAGCTCCTGCACGTCGACGGGAAGGTGCTCAGCCTGCGCAACCGGCTGATCATCGAGAACCTGGACGGCCAGGAGCTGGCCTCGGTCCATCGGCACCTGATCTCGCTGCGGCCCACCTACGAGATCACCATCGGCGGGGAGAAGGCCGCGGAAGTGAAGAAGAAGCTCTTCACGCCGTTCCGCGAGAAGTTCACGATCGACGTGCCCGGGCCCGACGACCTGGAGATGAAGGGCGACCTGATCGACCACGAGTTCCGCGTCGAGCGGGGCGGGCGCCACGTCGCGGCGGTCTCGAAGAAGTGGTTCCGGGTCCGCGACACGTACGCCGTCGACATCGTCGCGGGGGAGAACGACCTGCTGATCCTCGCCGGCGTGCTCGCGCTGGAACTCGCACTCGCCCGCAAGGACAACGACTAG
- a CDS encoding DUF6069 family protein, producing the protein MTTTALTPAGTSTRALLVASLAATVAAAAATSAVAAAGQAAGISLDVSGAPIPVGGFATLTAFFSIVGLVLAAVIGRFASHPRRVFVRTTVALTVLSLVPDLLADATTGTKLLLMTTHLVAAAIVIPVVARRLRA; encoded by the coding sequence ATGACCACCACCGCCCTCACCCCGGCCGGCACCTCGACCCGCGCCCTGCTCGTCGCCAGCCTCGCGGCCACCGTCGCCGCCGCCGCGGCCACCTCGGCCGTCGCGGCGGCAGGCCAGGCGGCGGGCATCAGCCTGGACGTCTCCGGCGCGCCGATCCCGGTCGGCGGCTTCGCCACCCTGACCGCGTTCTTCTCGATCGTCGGCCTGGTCCTGGCCGCGGTGATCGGGCGTTTCGCGTCGCACCCCCGCCGGGTGTTCGTGCGCACGACGGTGGCGCTGACCGTGCTGTCCCTGGTCCCCGACCTCCTGGCCGACGCGACCACCGGCACCAAGCTCCTCCTGATGACCACCCACCTGGTCGCCGCCGCGATCGTCATCCCGGTCGTCGCGCGCCGCCTGCGCGCCTGA
- a CDS encoding toll/interleukin-1 receptor domain-containing protein yields MQNGGKRWDVFVSYTHADRAWAEWVAWVLQESGRTVLFDKWHIVPGMRWVAHMAEGIRTAERTVAVYSEAYLESEHGATETEGAYLRDARGADRRLIPVRIEDCPRRGIFDGIVGIDLFDRVTEADARRALLDGVRAAEQGTAPPPRRPGWPGRDAPDVRPAFPPRGPAERLTEAAFLDRVRSGEYPDGYADALGALFGELRELGLTFEWGTAGASVRLRFAGRSQPVSVGWIFTRTPGWYGLRDLTLGFDPATAASFARARPALEAYRTAVSGVEGAVRVPKLEAYRFAPAVVVAERSAIVGAARSLCAAVGTRGPATPVSPAGPVSGSAVFEDAIGSAPVDRQQELHRLLAWARDLEREGLAELSTSTGRDRWVLRIHVPGRGRGLVVLWNERGPSLSPYRSVFADLAPGALARLDERRPGEVRQGSPLTNPVDDGTLDLLRTAYREASGSSA; encoded by the coding sequence ATGCAGAACGGCGGCAAGCGCTGGGACGTGTTCGTCTCCTACACCCACGCGGACCGGGCCTGGGCCGAATGGGTCGCGTGGGTGCTGCAGGAGAGCGGCCGGACGGTGCTGTTCGACAAGTGGCACATCGTCCCCGGCATGCGGTGGGTCGCGCACATGGCGGAGGGCATCCGCACCGCGGAGCGGACGGTCGCGGTGTACTCCGAGGCCTACCTGGAGTCCGAGCACGGCGCGACCGAGACCGAGGGCGCCTACCTCCGGGACGCGCGCGGGGCCGACCGCCGCCTGATCCCGGTACGCATCGAGGACTGTCCCCGGCGGGGCATCTTCGACGGCATCGTCGGGATCGACCTGTTCGACCGCGTCACCGAGGCCGATGCCCGGCGCGCTCTGCTCGACGGCGTCCGGGCGGCCGAGCAGGGCACCGCTCCGCCGCCGCGTCGGCCCGGCTGGCCCGGACGGGACGCGCCGGACGTTCGCCCGGCCTTCCCGCCGCGAGGCCCCGCCGAGCGCCTCACCGAGGCGGCGTTCCTCGATCGCGTCCGCTCCGGCGAGTACCCGGACGGCTACGCCGACGCGCTGGGCGCACTGTTCGGGGAACTCCGGGAGCTGGGGCTGACGTTCGAGTGGGGCACGGCCGGAGCAAGCGTGCGGCTCCGGTTCGCGGGGCGCTCCCAGCCGGTCTCCGTGGGGTGGATCTTCACCCGGACGCCCGGGTGGTACGGCCTGCGTGACCTGACGCTGGGCTTCGACCCCGCGACCGCCGCCTCGTTCGCGCGGGCCCGCCCGGCGCTGGAGGCCTACCGGACGGCGGTGTCCGGGGTGGAGGGGGCCGTCCGCGTCCCGAAGCTCGAGGCGTACCGGTTCGCGCCGGCGGTCGTCGTCGCCGAGCGGAGCGCGATCGTCGGAGCCGCGCGGAGCTTGTGCGCGGCGGTGGGCACGCGCGGCCCGGCGACTCCGGTGAGCCCGGCGGGCCCGGTGAGCGGCAGCGCCGTCTTCGAGGACGCGATCGGGTCGGCGCCGGTCGATCGGCAGCAGGAGCTCCACCGGCTGCTCGCGTGGGCCCGGGATCTGGAGCGCGAAGGGCTGGCCGAGCTGTCGACCTCCACCGGCCGCGATCGCTGGGTGCTGCGGATCCACGTCCCGGGCCGGGGACGCGGCCTGGTGGTGCTGTGGAACGAACGGGGGCCCTCGCTCTCGCCGTACCGATCGGTGTTCGCGGACCTGGCCCCGGGCGCGCTCGCGCGACTCGACGAGCGCCGGCCGGGCGAGGTCCGCCAGGGCTCCCCGCTCACCAACCCCGTCGACGACGGCACCCTCGACCTGCTCCGCACCGCCTACCGCGAGGCGAGCGGCTCCTCCGCCTAG
- a CDS encoding cytochrome P450, whose product MTVSELAESFDPLGADYADPYPSYARARREEPIFFAPRLDAWVVTRFADVDAIIKDPEGFSSVNSLRPLRSPYPASIEVLMTGYPQRPDHVTSDGEAHRRLRVPYSKHMTTPGRVKGSEPAIRKRAEAHIDSFGSTVDLISSYAAPLPLETAGDLFGFAPDDVALADVGSRSLFALATPDQTEAEEVEVARHVVAFQHRLAEYARSRHAEPTGDLISDVAAALYPGDGPLSFEDEAQLVATFASTFGAAHITTADGIGSALALLLAHPDQWELLQRQPDLVPYAVEEALRFEPPIPAQFRLTTRPATVGGVDLPDGADVMLLFASANRDEERYPDPERFDVTRKPSRHFAFGAGVHTCVGAASARLQMRVALQTLVERLPGLRLVEDQHVDVRRSLNVRGPLVLEATW is encoded by the coding sequence TTGACCGTCAGCGAGCTCGCCGAGAGCTTCGATCCGTTAGGGGCGGATTACGCAGATCCCTATCCCAGCTACGCCCGGGCGCGACGCGAAGAGCCGATCTTCTTCGCCCCGCGCCTCGACGCCTGGGTCGTCACGCGGTTCGCCGACGTCGACGCGATCATCAAAGACCCGGAGGGGTTCTCCTCGGTCAACAGCCTGCGGCCGCTGCGGTCGCCGTATCCGGCCTCGATCGAGGTCCTGATGACCGGTTACCCGCAGCGCCCCGACCACGTCACGTCCGACGGCGAGGCCCACCGCCGTCTGCGCGTGCCCTACAGCAAGCACATGACGACCCCCGGCCGCGTGAAGGGCAGCGAACCCGCGATCCGCAAACGCGCCGAGGCCCACATCGACTCGTTCGGCTCCACCGTCGACCTGATCTCGAGCTACGCGGCTCCACTGCCGCTCGAGACCGCGGGTGACCTGTTCGGCTTCGCGCCGGACGACGTCGCCCTGGCCGACGTCGGCAGCCGGTCGCTGTTCGCGCTGGCGACGCCCGACCAGACCGAAGCGGAGGAGGTCGAGGTCGCGCGCCACGTCGTCGCGTTCCAGCACCGGCTGGCCGAGTACGCCCGCTCCCGGCACGCCGAGCCGACCGGTGACCTGATCAGCGACGTCGCCGCCGCGCTCTACCCCGGGGACGGGCCGCTGTCGTTCGAGGACGAGGCCCAGCTGGTGGCGACGTTCGCCAGCACGTTCGGGGCCGCGCACATCACCACCGCCGACGGCATCGGCAGCGCCCTCGCGCTGCTGCTCGCGCACCCCGACCAGTGGGAGTTGTTGCAGCGGCAGCCCGACCTGGTGCCGTACGCGGTGGAGGAGGCGCTGCGCTTCGAACCTCCGATCCCGGCGCAGTTCCGCCTCACCACCCGCCCGGCCACGGTCGGCGGCGTCGACCTCCCCGACGGCGCGGACGTGATGCTGCTCTTCGCGTCGGCCAACCGCGACGAGGAGCGCTACCCGGATCCTGAGCGCTTCGACGTGACCCGCAAGCCGAGCCGCCACTTCGCGTTCGGAGCGGGCGTCCACACGTGCGTGGGCGCGGCGTCGGCCCGGCTGCAGATGAGGGTCGCGCTCCAGACCCTGGTCGAGCGGCTGCCCGGTCTGCGCCTGGTGGAGGACCAGCACGTCGACGTGCGCAGGTCGTTGAACGTGCGCGGGCCGCTGGTACTCGAAGCGACCTGGTAG